ATGAGTAAGTTTTTGTTATTTGCATTTCATTAGAATCCTTTTGAATTTATCGCAGCCACAAAAGCTCAGCTGCCAAATACTGTGGTACGAAAACAAGATTTGACGTCTTTTGCGGTCGTTTTGAAGCGGTCCTTATGGGCGTTCACACACGCAGCCATTTTATCACTGGAGATCACAGTATAACTGTTTTGTGGGATGTCGTGGATGTTTCTACTGCTGGTTGCCTTGTGGGTTGTACAAGTGGCCATAGCTTTTAAAGATTTGCTTTATCTAAATAAAActccaaaataaaagaaattatgttgAGTTTCTTTTTGGGCGGCTGCAGATGTGCCTGTCTGATTTAACACGATTCATATGCATTGAACTTATTCACACATGCTCCCTATTAACAAGACACTGGGTTTATTCTGACTCACAGCAAGAGTCTTGTGTGCACTGATGGCAATCTTTCTTTGCACCATTTGTGTGAGGGCTTAGCGAACAAGTACACAAGACAAACTGCATCTGTGTTACACACACAGTAGACCGGCACGTAGATTGTTGACTAAAACAGGGCTGAAAACTTAAGATGGAGTATGCGATGTGACCAGCTCACTGTCGCTACAGTCAGCGTGAAGCCCAGCAGATGTTTGAATTCTCAAAACATGACGCTGTTGTTGGGGTGCGAGCGACAGAGGCCAGTAAGAGATTTGAGAGAGCATTTATCTGTAGGTTTTTGCTTGGTATTGAAGCCAGGGGATTCGAGGACATCTCGGATTGAGAAAACATTACTGTAAATCTAACACAGACGCTGGTTTGAGCACATATGGGGGAGATGTGCTTTAAATTGCTTTCTATCTTTGGAGACCTTTTCTTCATTTAGTTGATGTTTTTAAAGCTGTACAGCTGCACGTCTCACTAGTGGAAGATTTCATATTTCATCTTTCATAAGTTCGTTTCGGGTCAAGTTGggtcttttttatttaaaagaccTTCTGGttgggaaaaaaaacttttatgtggcagacacttttatccaaacacatttttgtccTAGGAACAGAACTTATGACCTTTACAGGAATTTtctgtgaaaatgaaaataaaagtcttgtCTTTTTTCTGCAGAAACTGGTGTGCGTATGTGGTGACCAAGACGGTGAGCTGCATGGTGGAGGATGGGGTGGAAACTTACGTGAAGCCTGAGTATCAGCCGTGTTCCTGGGGCGTTCAGTGTGCACGCGTTGTTGTGTAAGTATGACTTTACTGAAACTGTAGGATAGTTAAAAGATAATAAACCCAAAAAGTACAATCTTTAATCAATTACTTTCCCTTATGGTGCTCTAAACACACGTCTATCAATTTGCTGTCGAGCAAAAGAAGAAATCTTGAAAATGACAGAAGCTGTTTCCTTCTCCATACCttaagggccctatcttgcacccagcgcaattgactttgtcagtgacgcatgtatcattcgtattttgcaccggcgcacagcgggtttttccattcacagacgcacgtcggcaaactagggaatgaacttgcgctccctgggcggttcagcgcaaaaaaggaggtgTGTTCCGGcacaaaccatccctgatgctattttgcagtttcaaaaaacaattgcgccactgaccaaaaaaactagtctaaactACGTTGCGCgcagttcattatgctattttaagggcgcatgcttgaccataatgtatagcgtgcacaacgcgcgcACACttcttatctaatctacacagatgcaacagttatttttgcaaatcataaattgttacaataaaaaatattaactcatttgtggtgagcattgtggtgatagtttttatttattgtgtggctgcgtaaaaaaattctcatgcaaataacgattaaaatattttcataagtttgttgtgtggctgtattacgtttattttatgtaaataataattaacatgttttcataagaaaccttaatgtatatgaacttgatttgtaagtgtactttggggttggaccttgcttgcgtttcttgggtccgatttcaaagccccaaACCCTTCTCCcaccgggaaaatagcaacagcgcccaagatccgcccacaaagtcacttgcgctttgcacttcgcacttgcgtttcagatcgttaaaatagggccctaagagTGAATGCGGACTGAGGCTTTTGGTTGCTTACATACTACCTCATTTTGTGTTCTCTGGTGGAAAGTAATTCatattataccctaaggaccTGTATTATGCtagcctagaaatctagacgcaccctagcggccgcaaaatatatttgctgccagggtttagtctaggcactcacaatacacttaacagctccaaaaaccaaaatttggtcaggccaatcacatcgtgtgtagcgtctgtggggcggggttaacatgatgacgacagagctgcctgcgacggttcctacttgaaaacaaagaatggctgctgctgctggcgaacagctttcttttgaagcggctttggccgcgactctggaggacttagacttatgtttttctttgagtgaagagcaaataaccctactgaagtcctttttaagcaagaaagatgtgtttggagttttgccgactggttacggtaaaagtttgatataccaattatctccactggtggggaaatgcaggggactcatacgtcaccttcttcgttgctctgattggtcatagcgctatcctattgcgtacagaggcattttgagggacaaccttatatcccgccccttgcattgagccgtttgtgtgaagagttgccagaccttacatcttgatgtaggtctggctaaccaggctaGTATTATGCACCATAAGGAACAATTTTGTGCCAGTAAaattttaggggtacaaaaccgttaactgtacctttaatgGTACAAAATAgatccttaaagggacattccactttttttgaagatgtgctcattttccagctcccatagagttaaacatttgatttttaccattttggaatccattcagccgatctccaggtcttgcggtacaacttttagcatagcttagcataatccattgaatctaattagaccattagcatcgcgctcaaaaatgaccaaagttGTATGTTAGTTGTATGTTACTTTATAACCTATCCATTTTTTATTAGGAGTCAACTGATATGTGTTTTTCAGAGcagatgccgataccgattattaCAGATCAAGCAGACGGACAACCGATATTTTGAACCCATATATATGTCtggtgtaaaaatgaaaatgaatgtcaaagtTAAGGGTAACAAGGGCTCTTACAAAAACtttctttaaatgcttttaaaacataCCTTTATTTCCGCTTATAATACAAATAgcaaaaagtgcattttaaaataacattattttattgtaaaatagttttttttattattataatcttATCAGTTGTAACAAAcgtgtataaatgtatttgttttgatgaacacgaatgaagatattttgaggaatgtttttaaccaaactgatcagaggccccattgacttccacagtgtcctttttcctactatgagaGTCAATGCGGCCTCTGATTGGTACAAGTTTTgtcctttttgggtgaactatctctgtaaaatgcacttttttgtCTGACTTCAAAGTCTATTTATAATGCATTTCTAGTGCATAAGTGGATCCATCATGCTGTATGTCAGATGTTTAGATAGGTAACAGATATTTAAAGCTACATCACTTCATCATAACATTGACAGACACTTGAAATACCGTAATACCACATCTACATTTTTGGGAATCTGAGTAATTACGCAAAAAATACGGAGTGCTCTCAGTGCACTGTTTACACAGAAAACCTAATGTCAAGTGCAGAGACAAACAAAACCTAGTTTGTGGGCGCCAAGATTAGAACGTTTATGAAGTTGCAAGGTGGTTTCCAGAAACATATTGGTCACCAGCTGGAAAAGTTTAATATAACTACTTCAGCTTTAATACACACACAGCACTGCAAATGGATGAGGTGGCACGCCAGTCCAAAATCTACGACCAGTGCACCACAGGAATTAGGCTTAGGCCCTACTAAAATACCACTACTTATTTTTGCACTCTCTTCATAGGGCAGAAGGACCCCCTTTTCTTCACACGGGGGTAAAGGACCATGAAGACAAGAATTCAGTGGCTTATGTAAATGTAACCAAAAGTCctgggaaaaaaataaatatttctgtAGTTTTCTATTCCGTTTTTATAGTGGTGAAAAATGGGTTCAAAGCTGACCTTGACCAGTATTTGATTATTTGTATGACACAACGAACCTAAGACCGAGACTTTTTACATACAATAATGATATAAATATACTATAATAACAATGCATATAtcaaaaatctcattttttttcttaatgcaTGACAAACATTGCTAGTCGTGTTACTCATTGCTCTGAGCATTATTATTGCAtcacattaatgcatttggcagacgcttttaccTAAAGCACATATTTCTTTATCAGTATATGTGCTGCATTTACTTAAAATGTggactgttttaaacattgcCAGCCCATTGCTGTAGTTTAAACAGCTGTGAAGCATATGTCTGGGTCTAGTCCTGAATGTATATAATAAACAGTATACGTCTGTTCATTCACAGtgaattcattttaaaaaacatatcTTTTTCTGTTTTAGGCGAGAATAATCTTCCCCATATGCATTTCAGGCTGTATTTTGTTTTACTCTCACAGAGACTGCTTAGAAACTTTGTCCGCAGGAGAGTTTTGCAATATTATTCCCATAGGATTGGCTATTGAACTATATACAGAATGGTGAAGTGTAATGTAATAAGCATGCCAAGCATGAATAGTTTTCAAAATAATACCTTAAATTAGAACGTGAGAACGctagaaatgttttcataaTCACATGCAATTCCCAATTCAAACCATACATTgggaataaataataatataccaAGACGTGGCAAGTCTCCAAACACATTCATCATGAAAACTTCTTGAATAATACGTTTGTGTGTGTCTAACAGATACAGGACCTACATGAGGCCCAAATACAAGGTGGCTCATAAAATGGTAACAGAAATGGAGTGGAAGTGTTGCCATGGATACAGTGGAGAAGACTGCAATGAGGGACCAAACGGGGGATCTAATACTCAGATCTCAACAGTCAGGCCTAAACCCTCACAACCAGGACAATCTGGAACCGGTACTGGTCAGGGACAGAGTGGAGGGAATGGTGGGTCAAAAATTTGATAAAACTATACTGTATACCGTATTTTTTCTTTGCTACGGCCTGTATAAAAACACACATGTGCTATCTTTGCCTAGGGAGAGGTGACAATGAAAAAATGAGACAAATGGAAGACAAAATCCAGCGGTTGACCAAAGACCTAAACGACGTGCAGTCATCACTGCGTGAGATGAATGAGAAAATCCAAGGAAATAACGGCGGCAAGACGCCGGCCGATGCGGCCCAACCGGAAATGAAAGAGACCATCCATAACATTCAGACCAAGCTGGACCAGCTGGATAACCGGACACAAGCTCACGACAAGACTCTAGTCAGCATCAACAACCATCTAGTGAACGGGAAAGGAGACAATGACGTTGATGATGGGGGAATAGGAGGAGGCAAGTTCAACACTTTGAAGGAGGAGATCCTCCGAGAACTTGAACGTCGAGTGACGCTATCCTGTGCCGCCTGTCAGGCTGGAGTGGAGGACCTACGACGGCAACAGCAGCAAGACAGGGAAAGGATCTCAGCCCTGGAAAAGCAAATTAGTGCCATGGACCAACGCCACCGCCAGACGCTTGACGGCTTGCGCCGAGACCTTAGTCGGTCTCAAGACTGCTGTGACACGGTCGTGGACCTCAGAGGAAGACTGAATGACATGGACAGGAAGATAAGCTCCACGTCGGAGGCCTACGACAAGCTGCAGGAGCGTCTTAACAGGGTAGAAACTTGGGGTGGTGGACATTTTGGAGGAGGACAAGATGGACAAGGACAAGTCCCTAGCTTGGCGGAGGACTTCTTCAATGATCATCTACAAGACCTGGAGAGGCGGCTGAACAACACAGTCCAGAGGACAGAGGAGAACTGTGCCTATATGGAAACAAACATACGGGACTTAGTCCAGAAGGAGATTAGAAATCTTCGCAATGATTTCAATAATCGTATTAATGACCAGGCTGACAGAATTGGTGACATGGAGATCGATATAGGAAATGTAAAAGAAACTATATTTGATATTAATAAGCACTTGTCTCGGTTGGAGAACACAACATCCTTTATAGACAAGAGGTTAAGCGAATGCTCTGGGTGCTCGGTTTCTGTGCCGAGTTCAGGGGGTGGCAGTCCAAACCCACAGGACACGGTGAAGTCTTTGGAATGGAGAGTCATTGCAAGTGAAGATGAGATCAAGAGGTTTGACACAAGACTTAAGGATCTGTCTGTGTCTGGTGATTCGCTCGTGGATAGGGTGATCAACCTCAGCCACGACGTTCGCAAGATCAAAGCGCTCACCGGAGATAACGGAGAGCATTTCAACAGAATTGTCGATGAGATCGAGAACTGTGATGTTTGTAGCACGGTCGAAGATGACCTGAAGAAACTCAAGAACATCACAAACCATGCAATGGATAGGTGGCAAAGAGAAATGAACACCATTAAGGATAAATTTGACTCTGGTCAGACGGGCTGTGCAGATGTGTGCTCCGGTTTGCAAGAAGAGATGAATCAGTTGAGGGAGGACGTACAGAAATGCAGCAGTCACTGCAAGATCACGTTGAATACTCCTACGGGAACTGATTCGGGAACAGGTCATCTGGATGATCCCCAAAAACCGCTGGATGGCCATAGTGTCATCAGCAGCAACAACGGTGACCTGAGGTCGATCCGTGGAGAATTGTCCGAGGTCATCTTGACCTTCAGTTCCATCAATGACACGTTGAAAGGGCTGGAGCACGTGGTCCAGAAGCACGACAGCGTAGTTACGGATCTGGGAAACACCAAAGACAAAATCATTTCTGAAATTGACAAGATCCAGCAGGAAATGACAGAGCACATAGAAGACAGCAGGCTACGCTTTGACAACGTGGATAGAGACGTACGGCGGTTCGTGGTCGAGATGGGTGACTGCAAAAGGAGCGGCGATGGTTTGGATAAGAGGCTTTCTAAACTTGAAGTGGTTTGTGGCCGGCTGGACTCCGTCTCCGACAATCTGCagaagatcaaagatggcttgAACAAACACGTGTCTGGCCTGTGGAGCTGTGTCAATGGACTAAACAACACAGTGACCTCACACAGCGGGTTCATTGAAATCCTCCAGAACACACATCTGGACGATATCCACGGCAATATCAAGAGACTAAATTCCTCAATGGTCCACATCCTCAAGGAGTTTCACAGCTTGACTGAGCAAGACTTTTCAGGTTTGACTTTTAAAAGAGTGCATGGTTTGCTTTCTACATACAGCAGTTTAAATTCGCTAACACTtaacaataaagttgtattcgttaacattagttaatgcattaaactAACAATGAATGAACAATAcatctacagcatttattaatcttagctCATTTTAATTCCagcatttaatacatttttaaagtcaaaagttgtaactgttaacatttgttaatgcacaatgaactaacacgAAAAATtggtattaactaacattaacaaagatgaataaattctgaaaaactatattgcctTGTTGTTATATGTTAGCTAATCCATTTAtcaatgttaacaaatactagCTTACTGTAAAGCAGGAGTCGGCAACATTAGGCACGCATGTCACTATTGGCACGTTCAGGGAAAATCAACGACACATGCAAGATAAATGCTgtatttaacacaaaattattattgttTGTTACGTTTAAGAAATGTTGATGAAATGCATGTTAATCTGTAATCATAATTAAAATTCTTGTTTAGATATAGTTGTCAATGTCACATGTTGACGATTGGTGTCTTGAACTTAACGTTTCCGTTACTCTTTAGATTGTGCAAATTGAAATAGCAAAATAGCGAAAGAAAAATGCGCCCAATGGAAACACGGCAGTTTTACATAAACTCCCATATattgcaaaaaatgtttttactatcgggtgaggtggtttttcaggcagTTCAAGAAATTTATATATTGCAAAACTGCAAAGGAATTTTTTCCCGCCTATACCGGTCACCTGATTTGCGTCACATTATCATTCTTTTTAAATAGTGCAGTATGTTTTATTGGGAGACAAGGCAGAaaaggtgtgtttgacttcatgagGCATCCACAAACCGACAATTGCATAACATCAAAATACCGTGAGAGCGATTCGGGAGTTGTCGGTATTTTGACGTCATCTGCAAGTCAGTCTGCGTGACGCTGTATGAAGTCGaactagcctggctccgcccttcTACGTGCTttcgcttaattttcatttcgcttcagtactacatctgggactgctgtgtagagtttcattttctcctgcaaaaatctgcaggtccaatcagcgaacagaggggggtggctaagaacgatgacgttgaggttgtgcgtcagtttgagttgtagttcagtaatggcagcggagaaagacgtgagaaaacctattcggtccgttgttgcaaaactgccgaatatacagaagttgaagccggagcaagaacaatgtttgctaagttttgttggtctgatcatttggacttgttgtttccggccgTTTCGATGCCtgacatacgtcacgaccaaacgttagcgattggttatggcagattcagagtgactctgggcagatccaatagttttaaacttcaacagaggaccctccttaacggaagtaacgctttgcaatggagcatGGCCAGACTCTCgatacaaatgaaatgaatgtacgagagtctagTTGGACCAGGCTAAAGTCGAACAccctttgccgtggattttggaCGAGAcaacaaaattacattttagacACATAACATCGGTTAATGGAAACGCTGTCATTTTGCAATagttttttgtaaacatttaacataaaaataccaaaaataacatacattttatgcaaatcttaagggtatgggatcggcaaatgaccacgagccgggaatcaAACTCGGGTCGCTGAAAGtgtgaaagcaccacatgtcggaccACTACACCATCAGCTCTGACTATTTTACGCAAATCTttaatggaaatgcagctaaTGATGCCCAGGAAAAACATAATTGGCACGTCAATAAGGTTGCTGACTCctgttgtaaagtgttactataAATTCTCTAAATTTCCAGCAGCAGAAACTGACTTGGCTTACTTCTGTGGACGTGGAAAGAGACAAACTCTGCTTCTTCCTGTTTCTTATTATACTGTAGGTTTACCTGGACCACCAGGTCCTATGGGAGAAACAGGGCCCCCTGGTCCACAAGGGCCTCCAGGAAGGGATGGACTACAAGGTAGAGATGGACTTCCAGGTCCTTCAGGCTTACCTGGGCCAAAGGGACCTCCTGGTAAGAAACCTTTTGTTTTCATGTATCACACTGTAGCTTTATAGGTTAAATGAATACATTCATGATGTACATTACACAATAGTCACTtacatttcactttttaaatttCAGGTCTTAGAGGAGAGAAAGGTATGTTTTTCATTTGCTTAAAATTCTTTTAGCAGCCAGATCTTAAACACATTTTCTGGATTAATTTTACTCAACAGCTGGGTTTCTGCTTTTCTGACCCAACGCATGGGTTAAAAAATATCCCAgcgttttttagagtgtacacagtgtaaaaataaatgttgttaccaattgagctacaagaCCCAATAATTTAAGCTTGTGCGCCGTCTTGACTGTTACCATGTGTTTAGATGTGTGATCATAAGCGCAGGGTCAGTAGTTGAGCCAAAGGTCAGCAGCTGATCACTAAAACTGGCACGTGTGAAGGCGGTCCTCAGTATTTTAGTGGATGTGGTTAAAATTAGAATGTGGGAGTTCTGACATCACCAGTTTTTTGAGCAAAATTTCAAAGACAAATTGTATGGTTTTGTTTCTAAACACACCATCATTTTAATTTCAGGTCAGGATGGTTCAGATGCCAAAATACCTCGTCTGTCTTTCTCAGCTGCTCTTACAAATCCTATGGCTGCAGCTGGAACGATCATTTTTGATAAGCCATTTGTGAATGAAGGAGACTTTTATAATCCACGAACAGGTAAACATTAAAACAACCCTGGCTGCatttaaaattaagattttgttataatattatataagattttcatttttacatttaatatacaatgtaagtatgttatatatatacttttcgtgatttattgttttctacaaaAAAAACACGAACGtaatattttgtgaaaaatcatcttgatatctttaatattgactgagtttTTAGTTGAAATCAAATTTTTAGACTCCTAATCTCCTAataattagattataagacGTTAAAGGGACATTACACTTTTTGGGAAAATATACACAATCACCCcccaaaattaaatatttgattcttatcgttttgaaatccattcagctgatctctgggtctggcggaaccacttttagcatagctaagcacattccattgaatctgattggaccattagcatcgcgctaaaaaataaccaaagagttttgatatttttcctatttgaaacttgactcttaagaagttacattgtgtactaagaccaacagaaaagttttaaatatgaaaaatattaaaactctttggttaattttagcgcgatgctaatggtctaattagattcaatggattgtgctaagctaagctaaaagtGTTAGTGCCGgacccggagattggctgaatggattccaaaacagtaagaatcaaatgtttaactctacgggagctggaaaatgagcatatttaaaaaaaactggagtgtccctttaacctgGATTTTCACAGACAGAGTCAAATACAATATATGtaatatataacaaaaaatatacgAGTAAATACTAACTTACTGTATAAGACGGAGCACTGAAAAGTTGTATATCATCTGTGTTGAAATCCACAGGTATCTTTACTGCACCACTAGATGGACGTTACTTCTTTAGCGCCATCCTCACGGGCCACAAAAATGAGAAGATTGAGGCTGTGCTGTCCAAGTCTAACTACGGCATGGCTCGCGTAGACTCGGCGGGTTACCAGCCAGAAGGCTTGGAAAAACCCATGGCGGAGACCAAACCTACACCAGGTTCTCTGGCTGTCTTCAACATCATCCTA
This is a stretch of genomic DNA from Misgurnus anguillicaudatus chromosome 7, ASM2758022v2, whole genome shotgun sequence. It encodes these proteins:
- the emilin1b gene encoding EMILIN-1b; amino-acid sequence: MDGAAALILMVLLVFSGDVWSASYSQRYNLYAGTQTQPLNGARAASRHRNWCAYVVTKTVSCMVEDGVETYVKPEYQPCSWGVQCARVVVYRTYMRPKYKVAHKMVTEMEWKCCHGYSGEDCNEGPNGGSNTQISTVRPKPSQPGQSGTGTGQGQSGGNGRGDNEKMRQMEDKIQRLTKDLNDVQSSLREMNEKIQGNNGGKTPADAAQPEMKETIHNIQTKLDQLDNRTQAHDKTLVSINNHLVNGKGDNDVDDGGIGGGKFNTLKEEILRELERRVTLSCAACQAGVEDLRRQQQQDRERISALEKQISAMDQRHRQTLDGLRRDLSRSQDCCDTVVDLRGRLNDMDRKISSTSEAYDKLQERLNRVETWGGGHFGGGQDGQGQVPSLAEDFFNDHLQDLERRLNNTVQRTEENCAYMETNIRDLVQKEIRNLRNDFNNRINDQADRIGDMEIDIGNVKETIFDINKHLSRLENTTSFIDKRLSECSGCSVSVPSSGGGSPNPQDTVKSLEWRVIASEDEIKRFDTRLKDLSVSGDSLVDRVINLSHDVRKIKALTGDNGEHFNRIVDEIENCDVCSTVEDDLKKLKNITNHAMDRWQREMNTIKDKFDSGQTGCADVCSGLQEEMNQLREDVQKCSSHCKITLNTPTGTDSGTGHLDDPQKPLDGHSVISSNNGDLRSIRGELSEVILTFSSINDTLKGLEHVVQKHDSVVTDLGNTKDKIISEIDKIQQEMTEHIEDSRLRFDNVDRDVRRFVVEMGDCKRSGDGLDKRLSKLEVVCGRLDSVSDNLQKIKDGLNKHVSGLWSCVNGLNNTVTSHSGFIEILQNTHLDDIHGNIKRLNSSMVHILKEFHSLTEQDFSGLPGPPGPMGETGPPGPQGPPGRDGLQGRDGLPGPSGLPGPKGPPGLRGEKGQDGSDAKIPRLSFSAALTNPMAAAGTIIFDKPFVNEGDFYNPRTGIFTAPLDGRYFFSAILTGHKNEKIEAVLSKSNYGMARVDSAGYQPEGLEKPMAETKPTPGSLAVFNIILPLQQGDTVYIDLVMGKLAHSVEPLTIFSGMLLYEM